The proteins below come from a single Synechococcus sp. WH 8101 genomic window:
- a CDS encoding cytochrome c oxidase subunit II produces MTSTTPKGKSGWPIRLIAVILLATASDALLSYQVSQWAYGWLPVPASTAAPYVDDLFSLEVGIGAFIFFGCTGFILWSVLFNRAEKYDESDGLPIEGNNTLEVTWTVIPFIIVMILAYQAIHVSETLSALGPKVKYDVEGGLSPDTAVVTGVRADIGPIDVIARQWSWEFIYPNGVHSSELHLPLDQRANFRMSSEDVIHGFFVPAFRLKQDIVPGSVISYSITPTREGRYRLRDSQFSGAYFSQNQTDVVVESEDVFNAWLKQSAANPLVPGLSPGTALYNERLAKGNKGWATVPPAPPPMVNDPGNPDAPHDA; encoded by the coding sequence ATGACATCGACAACCCCCAAAGGCAAGAGCGGTTGGCCGATCCGGCTGATCGCCGTCATCCTCCTGGCCACGGCCAGCGACGCCCTGCTCAGCTATCAGGTGTCGCAATGGGCTTATGGCTGGCTGCCCGTACCGGCCTCCACCGCCGCTCCCTATGTCGACGATCTCTTCAGCCTGGAAGTGGGAATCGGCGCCTTCATCTTCTTCGGTTGCACCGGTTTCATTCTTTGGTCGGTGCTGTTCAATCGGGCCGAAAAATACGACGAGAGCGATGGCCTGCCGATCGAAGGCAACAACACACTGGAGGTCACCTGGACGGTGATCCCCTTCATCATCGTCATGATCCTGGCCTATCAGGCCATTCACGTGAGTGAAACCCTCTCGGCCCTCGGGCCCAAAGTGAAATACGACGTGGAAGGGGGCCTGAGCCCAGACACGGCAGTTGTGACGGGCGTGCGGGCTGACATCGGCCCCATTGATGTTATCGCTCGGCAATGGAGCTGGGAGTTCATCTATCCCAACGGCGTGCACAGCTCAGAACTGCATCTGCCCCTCGATCAGCGGGCCAATTTCCGCATGAGCAGCGAAGATGTGATTCATGGATTCTTTGTTCCCGCCTTCCGCCTGAAGCAGGACATCGTTCCCGGCAGCGTGATTTCTTACAGCATCACACCCACCCGAGAAGGGCGTTATCGCCTGCGGGATTCCCAGTTCAGCGGTGCTTATTTCTCCCAGAATCAAACCGATGTGGTGGTGGAGAGCGAAGACGTGTTCAACGCCTGGCTGAAGCAAAGTGCTGCCAATCCCCTGGTTCCCGGATTGAGCCCGGGAACGGCCCTCTATAACGAGCGCCTCGCCAAAGGCAATAAGGGCTGGGCCACGGTGCCACCGGCACCGCCTCCGATGGTGAATGATCCCGGCAATCCCGACGCTCCCCACGACGCCTGA
- a CDS encoding calcium/sodium antiporter, with protein MSPFLISVLDVVVGIGLLFGGGELFVQGAVSLALILGIPQLVIGLTVVALGTSSPELFVSVGSALAGSADLALSNVVGSSIFNVMVVLGSSALVMPLRVESRLVRRDVPLLLAVSAAVWGMASAGRVTWQAGVALLLALVINTLWEIQTAKEEPEGIEEAEPEVDAASANRGWGGSLVRLAIGIVLLGFGSNVLVKGASAAAAMLGVSEAVIGLTIVSAGTSMPELITSLVAALRGRTDLAIGNVVGSNLLNQLLVLSGSALASGAYGLHVDPILIQRDLPVMVLTTLACMPIFWSDGRITRVEGGVLLGLYVFYVIDQVLPRTLPSWQDEFRLALLCLVLPVVLVLISVQVISHWRQLRYSRRRGDDDLA; from the coding sequence ATGTCGCCGTTCCTGATCTCCGTTCTTGACGTTGTGGTGGGGATCGGCCTGCTCTTCGGCGGTGGTGAGCTGTTTGTGCAAGGGGCCGTGAGTCTGGCCCTGATCCTGGGCATTCCCCAGCTGGTGATCGGCCTCACCGTGGTGGCCCTCGGCACCAGTTCACCTGAACTCTTCGTGAGCGTGGGCTCGGCGCTGGCTGGCTCCGCCGATCTGGCCTTAAGCAACGTGGTGGGCAGCAGCATCTTCAATGTGATGGTGGTACTGGGCAGCAGCGCCCTGGTCATGCCGCTGCGCGTGGAAAGTCGACTGGTGCGACGCGATGTGCCCCTGTTGCTGGCGGTTTCTGCGGCCGTGTGGGGCATGGCATCGGCGGGTCGGGTCACCTGGCAGGCGGGCGTGGCCCTGCTGCTCGCTCTGGTGATCAACACCCTCTGGGAGATCCAGACCGCCAAGGAGGAACCGGAGGGGATCGAGGAGGCCGAGCCAGAGGTGGATGCGGCAAGCGCCAACCGCGGCTGGGGTGGCTCCCTGGTCCGGCTGGCGATCGGAATCGTGCTGCTTGGCTTCGGTTCCAACGTTCTGGTGAAGGGAGCGAGCGCAGCAGCGGCCATGCTCGGCGTGAGTGAAGCGGTGATCGGCCTCACGATCGTGTCGGCGGGAACCTCGATGCCGGAACTGATCACCTCCCTGGTGGCGGCACTGCGGGGACGCACGGATCTGGCGATCGGCAACGTAGTGGGCAGCAATCTGCTCAACCAGTTACTGGTGCTCAGCGGCTCCGCCCTCGCTTCAGGCGCCTATGGCCTGCACGTGGATCCAATCCTGATTCAACGGGACCTGCCGGTGATGGTGCTCACTACCCTGGCCTGCATGCCAATTTTCTGGAGCGATGGCCGGATCACCAGGGTCGAGGGCGGCGTGTTGCTGGGGCTTTACGTGTTTTATGTGATCGATCAGGTGCTGCCCCGCACCCTGCCCAGCTGGCAGGACGAGTTCCGACTGGCCCTGCTCTGCCTGGTGCTTCCGGTCGTGTTGGTGTTGATCAGCGTGCAGGTGATCAGCCACTGGCGCCAACTTCGCTACAGCCGCCGGCGGGGCGACGACGACCTGGCGTGA
- a CDS encoding MotA/TolQ/ExbB proton channel family protein → MLTAEALRHGGVLNVPLLLLSVAVVAVAIDRLRFWWRWRQVGAAQLEALLNEVSDRTAAQAALHQERLCRRLERSLSRWDGCLELAMVLGPLLGLLASVVGLMRLLRDLGPDLVLPAQSAALVVGYGQVLVGTVLGLLIATIALVVQRLCRMQRQAVISTFADACFHRRAALG, encoded by the coding sequence GTGCTGACTGCTGAGGCCCTGCGCCACGGTGGCGTTTTGAATGTGCCTCTGCTGCTGCTGTCGGTGGCTGTCGTTGCGGTGGCTATCGATCGCCTCCGTTTCTGGTGGCGGTGGCGCCAGGTCGGTGCCGCCCAGCTCGAAGCTCTGCTCAATGAAGTCAGTGATCGAACCGCCGCTCAGGCGGCATTGCATCAGGAGAGGCTTTGCCGCCGATTGGAGCGATCGCTATCTCGCTGGGATGGCTGTTTGGAACTCGCCATGGTGCTCGGCCCCCTGCTCGGTTTGCTCGCCAGCGTGGTGGGCCTCATGCGTTTGCTCAGGGATCTGGGCCCAGATCTGGTGCTGCCGGCGCAGAGTGCTGCCCTGGTCGTGGGCTATGGCCAGGTGCTGGTGGGCACCGTGCTGGGTCTGTTGATCGCCACCATCGCCCTGGTGGTGCAGCGTCTCTGCCGGATGCAACGCCAGGCGGTGATCAGCACCTTCGCCGACGCCTGTTTCCACCGCCGAGCGGCACTGGGTTGA
- a CDS encoding GMC oxidoreductase encodes MIIDDRHYDVIIIGSGAGGGTLAGALSRKGHQVLLLERGGAMALEDQNVADVDLFRKDRYHPKNERWFGPDGDPFAPQTTYALGGNTKIWGAALERMREKDFGEVPLQDGVSPSWPFDYASLAPYYDAAETLYQVHGQAGVDPTEPSRSAPFPHAPKPLLPFLEPLRDGLQRQGCQPYDLPLSWSADPEDPSGDAQIFGLNQADPNTLETRALARVTRLHTSPDGREVKGVEAEVAGELWLFSADLVVLAAGAINTAAILLRSSSDRHPRGLSNGSDQVGRNLMNLQLTSILQLAAEANDGRYARSFGINDYYWGDKNVSFPLGHLQSAGGVLQDALFAESPPVLSLVSKLIPDFGLERLASRSVAWWAMTEVRPDPHNKVWLHNDQIRINYLHNNREAHDRLVYRWIDTLKAVEADPVTRVVTSAPTHPRGEAPLSVVGYACGTCRMGQDPAASVVDATGKCHELNNLYVADTSVFPSCPSVGPGLTVIALALRLADQLDQRLQA; translated from the coding sequence ATGATCATCGATGATCGCCACTACGACGTCATCATCATCGGCAGCGGTGCCGGTGGTGGAACCCTGGCCGGTGCCCTGAGCCGCAAAGGGCACCAAGTGCTGCTATTGGAGCGGGGCGGCGCCATGGCTCTGGAGGATCAGAACGTGGCCGATGTGGATCTGTTCAGGAAAGACCGCTACCACCCCAAGAACGAACGCTGGTTCGGGCCCGATGGTGATCCCTTCGCTCCCCAGACCACCTATGCCCTGGGGGGCAATACCAAGATCTGGGGAGCCGCCCTGGAGCGAATGCGGGAGAAGGATTTCGGCGAAGTCCCCCTCCAGGACGGCGTGTCACCAAGCTGGCCCTTCGATTACGCCAGCCTGGCGCCTTACTACGACGCCGCCGAAACGCTCTATCAGGTGCATGGCCAAGCGGGGGTGGACCCCACGGAGCCGTCACGGTCGGCGCCTTTTCCCCACGCCCCGAAACCGCTGCTTCCCTTCCTGGAACCGCTACGCGATGGCCTGCAGCGTCAGGGGTGTCAGCCCTATGACCTCCCCCTTAGCTGGTCGGCCGATCCCGAGGATCCCTCCGGCGATGCCCAGATTTTCGGTCTGAACCAGGCCGATCCCAACACGCTGGAGACGCGAGCCCTCGCGCGGGTGACCCGCTTGCACACCAGCCCTGATGGACGGGAGGTGAAAGGGGTGGAGGCCGAAGTGGCCGGGGAACTGTGGCTGTTCAGCGCTGATCTAGTGGTGCTGGCCGCCGGTGCGATCAACACTGCAGCCATCTTGCTGCGCTCCAGCTCCGATCGGCATCCACGCGGCCTGAGCAACGGCTCCGACCAGGTGGGCCGCAACCTGATGAATCTGCAGCTCACCTCGATCCTGCAGCTGGCGGCCGAGGCCAACGACGGCCGTTATGCCCGCTCCTTTGGCATCAACGACTACTACTGGGGAGACAAGAACGTCAGCTTTCCGCTTGGTCATCTCCAGAGTGCCGGAGGCGTCTTGCAGGACGCCTTGTTTGCGGAGTCGCCGCCGGTGCTCTCCCTGGTCAGCAAGCTGATCCCCGATTTCGGCCTCGAACGACTCGCCTCCCGCTCGGTGGCCTGGTGGGCGATGACCGAAGTACGACCCGATCCCCACAACAAAGTGTGGCTGCACAACGACCAGATCCGGATCAACTACCTCCATAACAATCGAGAAGCCCACGATCGGCTGGTTTATCGCTGGATCGACACCCTGAAGGCGGTGGAGGCTGATCCGGTGACGCGGGTCGTGACCTCAGCGCCCACCCATCCGCGCGGCGAAGCTCCCCTGAGCGTGGTGGGTTATGCCTGCGGAACCTGCCGGATGGGACAAGATCCAGCCGCCTCAGTGGTGGATGCCACCGGCAAGTGCCATGAGCTCAACAACCTCTACGTGGCCGACACCAGTGTGTTCCCAAGCTGTCCGAGCGTTGGCCCTGGTCTCACCGTGATTGCCCTGGCCCTCAGGCTCGCCGATCAGCTCGATCAGCGCCTTCAGGCCTGA
- a CDS encoding cbb3-type cytochrome c oxidase subunit I, which yields MTTTKYDPRVLKAPHPVPGAPDNWKRFFTFNTDAKVIGIQYMGLSLFFLLVGGLLAMVMRGELITPPSDLVDPTVYNGLYTMHGTVMLFLFLFPILNGFNNLLIPTMIGAPDMAFPKVNAAAFWLVPVFAVVLLSSFFVPGGPASAGWWSYPPVSIQNPLGHFLNGEFLWILAVALSGISSIMGAINFVTTIIRMRAPGMGFFRMPVFVWTAWAAQTLQLVGLPALTGGAIMLLFDLSFGTSFFRPEGGGDPVLYQHFFWFYSHPAVYVMVLPVFGIFSELITVYSRKPLFGYKFVAIASFIITFLGLIVWVHHMFYSGTPQWMRNIFIVTTMLIAVPTGVKVFAWLGTLWGGKIRLTTPMLFVLGGVVNFILGGITGIMLGTAPVDIHVGNTYFVVAHFHYVIFNTIGFGIFAGIYHWFPKFTGRMYYEGLGKIHFVLTFIGATLNWLPMHWAGLYGMPRRVASYDPEFAIWNVIASIGAFMLGVASIPFILNIVSSWARGAKASANPWNAIGLEWLLPSPPPAENFEDDVPTVISEPYGYGLGKPLVKDEEYYIRRSMEA from the coding sequence ATGACCACCACCAAGTACGACCCGAGAGTTCTCAAGGCGCCCCATCCCGTGCCCGGTGCACCGGACAACTGGAAGCGCTTTTTCACCTTCAACACCGACGCCAAGGTGATCGGCATCCAGTACATGGGCCTGTCCCTGTTCTTCCTGCTTGTGGGAGGACTGCTGGCCATGGTGATGCGCGGTGAGCTGATCACACCGCCATCGGATCTGGTGGATCCCACCGTTTACAACGGGCTCTACACGATGCATGGAACAGTGATGCTGTTCCTGTTTCTGTTCCCGATTCTCAACGGCTTCAACAACCTGCTGATCCCCACCATGATCGGCGCCCCCGACATGGCCTTCCCGAAGGTGAATGCCGCCGCCTTCTGGCTGGTTCCGGTGTTTGCGGTGGTGTTGCTCTCCAGCTTTTTCGTGCCGGGAGGACCGGCCTCAGCCGGTTGGTGGTCCTATCCACCGGTGAGCATCCAGAACCCCCTCGGCCACTTCCTCAACGGTGAATTCCTCTGGATTCTCGCCGTGGCCCTCTCGGGGATTTCCTCGATCATGGGCGCGATCAATTTTGTGACCACGATCATTCGCATGCGCGCTCCTGGCATGGGCTTTTTCCGGATGCCCGTGTTCGTCTGGACCGCCTGGGCGGCCCAGACCCTGCAGCTGGTGGGCCTTCCTGCCCTCACCGGTGGGGCGATCATGCTGCTCTTCGACCTCAGCTTCGGCACCAGCTTTTTCCGGCCCGAGGGTGGCGGCGATCCGGTGCTCTACCAACACTTCTTCTGGTTCTACTCCCACCCGGCGGTGTATGTGATGGTGCTGCCAGTGTTCGGCATCTTCTCCGAGCTGATCACCGTGTATTCGCGTAAGCCTCTGTTTGGCTACAAGTTTGTGGCGATCGCCTCCTTCATCATCACCTTCCTGGGCTTGATCGTGTGGGTGCACCACATGTTCTATTCAGGCACGCCCCAATGGATGCGCAACATCTTCATCGTCACCACGATGCTGATCGCCGTGCCAACCGGTGTGAAGGTGTTCGCCTGGCTCGGCACGCTTTGGGGAGGGAAGATTCGGCTCACCACGCCGATGCTGTTCGTGCTCGGTGGTGTGGTGAATTTCATTCTGGGTGGCATCACGGGCATCATGCTCGGCACCGCCCCGGTGGACATTCACGTCGGCAACACCTATTTCGTGGTGGCGCACTTCCACTATGTGATCTTCAACACGATCGGCTTCGGAATCTTTGCCGGCATCTACCACTGGTTCCCCAAGTTCACCGGCCGCATGTATTACGAAGGCCTCGGCAAAATTCATTTTGTGCTCACCTTCATCGGCGCCACCCTCAACTGGCTGCCGATGCACTGGGCCGGCCTTTACGGCATGCCCCGTCGCGTTGCCTCCTACGACCCAGAATTCGCCATCTGGAACGTGATTGCCAGCATCGGCGCCTTCATGCTCGGCGTCGCTTCGATTCCCTTCATCCTCAACATCGTCAGCTCCTGGGCCCGCGGCGCCAAGGCCTCCGCCAACCCCTGGAACGCGATCGGCCTCGAGTGGCTCCTTCCCTCACCGCCCCCGGCTGAGAACTTCGAGGATGACGTTCCCACCGTGATCAGCGAGCCCTATGGCTATGGCCTGGGCAAGCCCCTCGTGAAAGACGAGGAGTATTACATCCGCCGTTCCATGGAGGCCTGA
- a CDS encoding DUF2231 domain-containing protein, whose protein sequence is MDLLIEIASPINEIVDQLGANDLPYAIPLHPNLVHFTIGLFAIGIAFDFAGAFYPLEKRVFRFLALPVTRTGFHDVGWYNVLACAVITFFTVAAGFYEMLLAVPLPGIRSVIGQNAIDTMLWHAIGGVALLLIIVAMTIWRGYQRFVWRKDLGRQVSWLYLGCGALILVIMGVHGSLGAWLASEFGVHITADQLLAAGADLQEVLP, encoded by the coding sequence ATGGATCTCCTGATTGAGATCGCGTCGCCGATCAATGAAATCGTCGACCAACTCGGGGCCAACGATCTCCCCTATGCCATCCCCCTGCACCCCAACCTGGTGCACTTCACGATCGGATTGTTCGCCATCGGCATCGCCTTCGACTTCGCCGGTGCCTTCTATCCACTCGAGAAGCGGGTGTTCCGCTTTCTGGCGCTGCCGGTGACCCGCACCGGCTTCCACGACGTGGGCTGGTACAACGTGCTCGCCTGTGCCGTGATCACCTTCTTCACGGTGGCTGCCGGTTTCTACGAAATGCTCCTGGCGGTGCCGCTGCCGGGGATCCGCAGTGTGATCGGCCAGAACGCGATCGACACGATGCTCTGGCATGCGATCGGCGGCGTCGCCCTGCTCCTGATCATCGTCGCCATGACGATCTGGCGCGGCTATCAACGCTTTGTGTGGCGCAAGGACCTCGGCCGTCAGGTGAGCTGGCTGTATCTGGGCTGCGGAGCCCTGATCCTTGTGATCATGGGCGTTCACGGCAGCCTCGGCGCCTGGCTTGCCAGCGAATTCGGGGTCCACATCACTGCGGATCAACTCCTGGCTGCTGGAGCCGATCTCCAAGAGGTTCTGCCATGA
- a CDS encoding heme-copper oxidase subunit III: MTTATPDLNLNHEPGHIKHDGHNLTGFIIFLCSESIIFLAFFSGFALLKLTSPEWLPEGVEGLETKLPLINTIVLVSSSFVAYFAERYLHKENLWGFRALWLLTMAMGTYFVYGQYVEWSELPFSLSSGVFGGTFYLLTGFHGLHVITGILLMALMLFRSFRPNNYAKGDMGVTSVSLFWHFVDVIWIILYILIYVWQRHT; the protein is encoded by the coding sequence ATGACCACAGCCACCCCGGATCTCAACCTCAATCACGAGCCAGGCCACATCAAGCACGATGGCCACAACCTCACCGGCTTCATCATCTTTCTCTGCTCAGAGAGCATCATCTTTCTGGCCTTCTTCAGCGGCTTTGCCTTGCTGAAGCTCACCAGCCCCGAATGGCTCCCGGAAGGGGTGGAAGGCTTGGAGACCAAACTGCCCCTGATCAACACGATTGTGCTGGTGAGCTCCAGCTTTGTGGCCTACTTCGCCGAGCGTTATCTTCACAAGGAAAACCTCTGGGGATTCCGGGCTCTCTGGCTGCTCACCATGGCGATGGGCACCTATTTCGTGTACGGGCAATACGTGGAGTGGTCGGAGCTTCCCTTCAGTCTCTCCAGTGGTGTATTCGGGGGCACGTTCTACCTGCTCACCGGATTTCATGGTCTGCATGTGATCACGGGCATCCTCTTGATGGCCCTGATGCTGTTCCGTTCCTTCCGTCCTAACAATTACGCCAAGGGCGATATGGGGGTCACCTCTGTGAGCCTGTTCTGGCACTTTGTGGATGTGATCTGGATCATTCTCTACATCCTCATCTACGTGTGGCAGCGCCACACCTGA
- a CDS encoding DUF2231 domain-containing protein, with amino-acid sequence MLELLPPLNDKNLPWLDVIHPIVVHFVIAMALITVVFDLLGVLTKRRNLFEVSFWNLVVATVAIFVAIIFGQIEAGLANPYGASRDILNYHSTIGWSLAGVLGLLTGWRYVVRQKDPTSLPSGFLVIDAVLAVLVFCQVYLGDKLVWVYGLHTVPVVEAVRSGALS; translated from the coding sequence ATGCTGGAGCTGCTGCCTCCCTTAAACGACAAGAATCTTCCCTGGCTCGATGTGATCCACCCGATCGTGGTTCATTTCGTGATCGCGATGGCTCTGATCACAGTCGTCTTCGACCTTCTGGGCGTGCTGACCAAACGGCGCAACCTGTTTGAGGTCAGCTTCTGGAATCTGGTGGTGGCCACGGTGGCCATCTTCGTGGCGATCATTTTCGGCCAGATCGAAGCCGGGCTCGCCAATCCCTATGGCGCATCCCGCGACATCCTCAACTACCACAGCACCATCGGTTGGAGCCTCGCCGGTGTGCTCGGCCTGCTCACGGGCTGGCGCTACGTGGTGCGGCAGAAGGATCCCACCAGCCTGCCTTCGGGCTTCCTGGTGATTGATGCGGTGCTGGCAGTGCTGGTGTTCTGCCAGGTGTATCTGGGCGACAAGCTCGTGTGGGTCTATGGACTGCACACCGTGCCCGTGGTGGAAGCGGTGCGTAGCGGGGCCCTCTCATGA
- a CDS encoding rhodanese-like domain-containing protein, producing MTSTTPLRLSPHELQDRLRQGRVSVIDVREPMEYVGGHIVGSRNVPLGQLTEAPLPSAPVVLVCQSGARSERGMAALRAKGFGEGLADLEGGMLAWQQAGLPVEKRKGAPLPLMRQVQIVAGGLVLAGVLLSVLVAPGWIWLSGFVGAGLMFAGISGFCGMARLLAAMPWNQVRP from the coding sequence ATGACCAGCACCACTCCCTTGCGTCTCAGTCCCCACGAATTGCAGGACCGTTTGCGCCAAGGTCGCGTCAGCGTGATCGACGTGCGTGAACCGATGGAATACGTCGGCGGCCATATCGTCGGCAGCCGCAATGTGCCCCTCGGTCAGCTCACCGAGGCGCCACTCCCTTCTGCGCCTGTGGTGCTGGTGTGCCAGAGCGGTGCCCGCAGTGAGCGGGGGATGGCGGCTTTGCGCGCCAAGGGCTTTGGCGAAGGCCTCGCTGATCTGGAGGGCGGCATGTTGGCCTGGCAGCAGGCCGGTCTTCCTGTGGAGAAGCGCAAGGGGGCCCCATTGCCCCTGATGCGTCAGGTGCAGATCGTGGCCGGTGGCTTGGTGCTCGCTGGCGTGCTCCTGTCGGTGCTGGTGGCCCCGGGCTGGATCTGGCTCAGTGGCTTTGTCGGTGCCGGCTTGATGTTCGCCGGCATCAGTGGTTTCTGCGGGATGGCCCGACTGCTGGCTGCCATGCCCTGGAATCAGGTGCGCCCGTGA
- a CDS encoding class I SAM-dependent methyltransferase has product MDARFWDERYREDGFAYGDQPNDFLREQAAALTPGDAICLAEGEGRNAVHLAALGHRVTVQDLSVVGLEKARSLAAQRGLQLETLQGDLADWRAAPASLDLVVAIWMHLPAPLRARVLGEAVSALRPGGVLVLEAYTPRQLGRGSGGPPVLELLVEPVQLERELQGLDLDILRECVRPIAEGRYHQGDSAVVQVLGRKP; this is encoded by the coding sequence ATGGATGCGCGCTTCTGGGACGAGCGCTACCGGGAGGACGGCTTCGCCTATGGCGATCAGCCGAATGACTTTCTGCGGGAACAGGCGGCGGCGCTGACGCCAGGCGATGCGATCTGTCTGGCGGAGGGGGAGGGGCGTAACGCCGTTCACCTCGCTGCCCTCGGACACCGCGTCACCGTCCAGGACCTCAGTGTGGTGGGGCTGGAGAAAGCGCGGTCGCTGGCGGCGCAGCGCGGTCTTCAGCTGGAGACGCTGCAGGGGGATCTGGCGGACTGGCGAGCCGCCCCCGCAAGCCTGGATCTCGTGGTGGCGATCTGGATGCACCTGCCGGCACCGCTGCGCGCCCGTGTGCTCGGCGAGGCCGTGTCAGCCCTGCGTCCTGGTGGGGTGCTGGTGCTGGAGGCCTACACGCCCCGGCAGCTCGGCCGGGGCAGCGGCGGCCCGCCGGTGCTCGAGTTGCTGGTGGAGCCGGTGCAGCTGGAGCGAGAGCTGCAGGGGCTGGACTTGGACATCCTGCGGGAATGTGTGCGCCCGATCGCGGAAGGGCGCTACCACCAGGGAGACAGCGCCGTGGTGCAGGTCCTGGGCCGGAAGCCATGA
- a CDS encoding MBL fold metallo-hydrolase translates to MASASLLQAAAGGHSLLLRQLFDAETGTFTYLLVDVPSAKGVLIDPVFERHERDLALVRELGVDLVACLDTHAHADHVTGSWLMHEATGCAIGLAEAARAENVTLPLQHGDRVGFGARSLEVRATPGHTDGCLTFVLDDASAAFTGDALLIRGCGRCDFQQGNARTLYRSITEQILSLPDQCLLYPGHDYIGRQVTSVAEERALNARLGGGADERDFVIHMESLKLPHPHRIAQALPANLRSGRPRIDGPDQPAWAPLKRSYSGLPELEPEWVADHLAELTILDVRNADEARGPDGALPGSRNIPLPELAEHLDRLDPEAATVVFCHAGSRSALATQQLVKAGFKKVANLRGGLQDWYRKGLPMPEPLSV, encoded by the coding sequence ATGGCTAGCGCTTCGCTTCTCCAGGCCGCCGCAGGGGGCCATTCCCTGCTTCTGCGCCAGTTGTTCGATGCTGAGACCGGTACCTTCACCTATCTCCTGGTGGATGTGCCCTCGGCCAAGGGTGTGCTGATTGATCCGGTCTTCGAGCGCCATGAGCGGGATCTCGCCCTGGTGCGTGAGCTGGGGGTCGATCTGGTGGCCTGCCTCGACACCCACGCCCATGCCGACCATGTCACTGGCAGCTGGCTGATGCATGAGGCCACCGGCTGCGCCATCGGTCTGGCCGAGGCCGCCAGGGCCGAGAACGTGACCCTGCCGCTGCAACACGGCGATCGCGTCGGTTTCGGAGCCCGTTCCCTGGAGGTGCGCGCCACTCCCGGGCACACCGATGGCTGTCTGACCTTCGTGCTGGATGACGCCAGTGCGGCCTTCACCGGCGATGCCCTGTTGATCAGGGGTTGCGGCCGCTGCGACTTTCAGCAGGGAAATGCGCGCACGCTCTACCGCTCGATCACCGAGCAGATCCTCTCCCTCCCCGACCAGTGCCTTCTGTATCCCGGCCACGACTACATCGGTCGTCAGGTGACGAGCGTTGCCGAGGAGCGTGCTCTCAACGCCCGTCTGGGTGGTGGGGCCGATGAGCGGGATTTCGTGATTCACATGGAATCGCTCAAGCTTCCCCACCCGCATCGCATCGCCCAGGCCCTGCCGGCGAATCTGCGCAGTGGCCGCCCCCGGATCGATGGGCCGGACCAACCGGCGTGGGCGCCCTTGAAGCGCAGCTACTCCGGTCTGCCGGAGCTGGAGCCCGAGTGGGTCGCCGACCATCTCGCCGAGCTCACGATTCTCGACGTCCGCAACGCCGATGAAGCCCGGGGGCCCGATGGCGCGCTGCCCGGCAGCCGCAACATCCCCCTACCCGAGCTGGCGGAGCATCTCGATCGGCTCGATCCCGAGGCTGCCACCGTGGTGTTCTGCCATGCCGGCAGCCGTTCCGCCCTGGCCACCCAGCAGTTGGTCAAGGCCGGTTTCAAGAAGGTCGCCAACCTGCGCGGCGGACTTCAGGACTGGTATCGCAAGGGGCTGCCCATGCCCGAACCCCTCAGCGTCTGA
- a CDS encoding sulfite exporter TauE/SafE family protein has product MIALLLFGGGVIGFLLAVLGAGGSILLLPILVTGAGLSTRDAVPLSLVVVTLLAIANMIPYLRRRLVAPRPALLLGVPALVGAWIGGTMVKAGWIAEPVQLAVFAVAALLAAWLMLSRQKRSDRADDEPAVAAATVRAPALMLQGVLVGLLTGIAGVGGGFAIVPALVLLAGLPMQLASGTSLVLIALNSLVALGALGHWPAERLPLVIPLLIGGAVGGLVGQALAPHLKDRQLRIGFAVLLVSAALLTGWEGLRRQRAPVKQVQHMGVVEGSLTST; this is encoded by the coding sequence GTGATCGCGCTGCTGCTTTTCGGCGGTGGTGTGATCGGTTTCCTGTTGGCCGTGCTCGGCGCCGGTGGATCGATCCTGCTGCTTCCCATCCTCGTGACGGGAGCCGGCCTCTCCACCCGCGATGCGGTGCCCCTTTCGCTGGTGGTGGTGACCCTGCTGGCGATCGCCAACATGATTCCCTACCTGCGCCGTCGCCTTGTCGCGCCCCGTCCGGCCCTGCTCCTGGGGGTTCCGGCCCTGGTGGGGGCCTGGATCGGAGGCACGATGGTGAAGGCCGGCTGGATCGCCGAGCCGGTGCAGCTGGCTGTGTTTGCCGTCGCGGCCCTGCTGGCGGCCTGGTTGATGCTGAGTCGCCAGAAGCGATCGGATCGAGCGGATGACGAGCCTGCTGTTGCCGCTGCCACGGTGCGAGCACCGGCCCTGATGCTGCAGGGGGTGTTGGTGGGCTTGCTGACGGGCATTGCCGGCGTTGGTGGCGGCTTTGCGATCGTGCCCGCCCTTGTGCTTCTGGCCGGCCTGCCGATGCAGTTGGCGAGCGGCACCAGCCTGGTGCTGATTGCCCTGAACAGCCTGGTGGCCCTCGGTGCCCTGGGTCATTGGCCTGCCGAACGCTTGCCCCTGGTGATTCCCCTGTTGATCGGCGGTGCGGTGGGTGGCCTGGTCGGCCAGGCCCTGGCGCCCCATCTCAAGGATCGCCAGCTCCGCATCGGCTTCGCCGTCTTGCTGGTGTCTGCGGCCTTGCTCACGGGATGGGAGGGATTGCGGCGTCAACGCGCTCCTGTCAAGCAGGTGCAACACATGGGTGTCGTCGAGGGGTCCCTAACGTCAACCTGA